The Pyrus communis chromosome 5, drPyrComm1.1, whole genome shotgun sequence region GAAGTGTCTATGGTAGTTGTGGCCTTGCTTGGTCTCTAGTACTGCATTGGATTGACTGACCTCACTATATTCAACATAATAGGTAAAggtgaatgatttttcattcCACGGAATTACATAGATTACCCAAGAAGGAAACTTCTTCCTTCCAGTCCCCCAAAAATGGTAGGATAGGAAGGGTTAAGTTTCATTCATGTCTAATCTCCTTCTAATTCCcttcaaatgaaaaatcattcaccTTTATCTTCAACATCCTTTGACTATAGTGGGTTATTTTATTTCCAATCCAATCCTCGAGACCCAACGAGGACTTAATGTCCAGACTTCAGAGCCAGAGCATCAAGTTTGGTCTAATAAATTACAAGGCTTAACTTTCAAAATGGTCAATGTGATTTACCCATTTAGCCAAAGTAGTAGGTGTTTTCAATTTAGCCGATTTGGTCTATGTATTTACCTCTGTTAGGCAATCTAGTTTCTTTTCCGTttcagaaattttatttttcctcctAAAATTACTCTTTATAACACCAATTACGGAGATTTTGGCCCGTTTGacaatcatttcatttttcagtCTTAGTTTCCATTTAATGCTAGGAATAGAGGAGAAATAtaagagagaaatgagggatgACCAAGGGCGGAGGATGGGTGGTGGGAAGTAAgtggaagaaatgaaaaataaacacTACAAACTAAAACCAAATTTTAGTAGGTTTTCATTTCTGGATTTTGTTTCCTACATTTTCCTTCACTTCTCCCTCCACCCTCCCTCTACCATTCATCCACCCTTCATCCCTCATTCCTACTTATACATTCCCTATATCTCtatgcagaaaaaaaaaatgaaaactaaaatgaaatggttatcaaacgggcCTCAATGTTTATGATTCTTAAAGGGATATATACAGGACATATGTTGAAAGCGCATGAAAAACAATAGAAGATGATGAAAACGCACCCATAACGTTTTAAGAATGATCTGTAGGCAGGCAATAAGACTTCAGCAACTGCAAGTCTTAGTGACTCTCGCAACTCAGTATCAGGAACTGTCCACTGTGATTGTTTTTGATGAAGCTCCTCAAATTGGATATTAAACGTCTTGAACCTGAACATTTCAGCTAGGTCAAAATGTTGATGACAAAGTAAATCCATCAATCGATagataatcaaattttaaattttaagtgtATGTTTGATAGGATAGAAGTTGAGATCAACCTATCTTTAACAATTGCTCTTGAAACTCCACTGTTACTTCCTCCATCACCAGCTACTGAACTACCACCTCCAGATGATGTCAAGCCTTGGATGGAGAGGCACTGAAGAATCTGCACGGAGGATAACACCAACATTTCAGAAGGTAGTGAAAAACTGTTTAAGAGAAAAATACTTCCAAGTAAAATGAACATGCTGACAGTGTTAAATATTCGTATAGCAGCTTCTGCATCACTGCATATGGAAAAGAGAATCCATATTTTCCAAGAAAGGCCATAATTGTGCAAATGTAATGGATTTTTATATGAAAATACACATTGTTCATGGATTTGAAAAAAGGAGTTATTTCTTATAATAGGAATCAACATACCAAACTAATGGTTGATCATACCAGACCACACACAACAGAATCAAAACACAACACTACAAAAGCACGTGTCTATCAGTTTATACAAAACTTACATTCCATAACTCCTCAATGGTGTACTAATACGTCTAATAATATCACAATGACAATATAATATCTCAAACCCGGATCatatttttcatcaattttttcttatttgtgGATTTCAAAGGTCTGTAAACGTTATCTCCATTATTAACATttttaaaagataaaagaaatgcTAAAAGCTTAACATCGATTATAATACAAATAGTGACGGCCCAAAAAGCAAGAACCAAGTTCCTAACTTCCTATAAAGACAAAAACTAAGGTAAATTATGGAAAGATCATGCAGGGTTCAATTGGGCAACAAATCAACTATGTTAACAAACAGCACCTTTCCCCAAGcatttcttttatattgatttgcATGCTGCTGCACAATTCTCCGGTGTCTTTGCACCCAATCATCCCCTAACAAATCTTTGGCTTCAGATCTGAACACAATTTGAAACAGGAGTGCCACATAAAATAGGCTTGCAACAATAAAACCAAAAAGTCAAATAAAACATATCTGAGACAAACCTCCGCACAGATCTGACCATATAGTGAATATTATTCATGAGAAATAGGTGAGTTAAAGCTGGATCTCTGTACTGCTTAGATTTCCCATCCAAATTGGTTTGAAGAGCTTGCATTATTTGCATCGTGACAGCGGCTAATTGTGAACCATCTTCATCTccattttcaaattctttaaaaagtTGCTTCAATGTCGATTGGTAACTGCAAAATATAGTTTTGGTCAACTTAAAAAGctgtttaatgaaaaattaagaaataggcATAAAAAAACCTATCTAACCGTTAAAACCTAATATCTAAGTGAGAAACATATGCTGGTCGATTGGCCAAAAAAGTATGTATCCTATGTATTAATGTATCCAAGAGTTAAGCAGCATAAAGAAAGATTTCAATAGAACTATGAGGCATGTTAGAGGAATGATCATCCAACCACAGAGCATCACTGTCAGACCACAGGACTAGGAAAAGTCTTAAAGCCTAATTCGTGGAACTTACTCAAAAAGAAACTTCACATAGTTGATCACATAGCTTGTCAAAGGATGGACAGTGCCATCAGTTACAGCAGTTTTCGTTGCATCCCTTTCAACGGCTTCTTCAAAATCCCCAAAGGTCTTTTTTGCGGTCAGGGCAAGCCTTTTAGTCAAGCTTGAAGCTGATTCTCTAATTTCAGCACAAGCTTTACCTATGAAGATTGTTTCAATCTGCAGATGAATTCAGGGATCAACTCAAAGCATCAATCTGGCACCAGGCCATCAAGCTACCTACTTTCTCAACAACAGGCAAGTTTGAAGTGACCTAGAAACTACGTTGATGCAAAATAGAAAGTATTATAGTaaagggatgtgctatccacacaccccattttacttctcacacacccttgataatttctgtccgttgatcttcttcaattcatttgatccgatgGCCGAAAAGTAAAAAGGtggtaaaatggggtgtgtggatatcacacccctatatTAAATTTGATGTTCTACAAAAATTGCATTTTAACCAGCCACCGAGTGTACAGAATGAAATAAGTGATAACACTAATTCTTCCaattatgaaaacaaaattaataaaaataaagcatCATGGACATCCTAAAGTATTGAAGCCCTAACTGTATAGTAATATCCTGagacaaaatcaaacaaaagatTATAACCCATTTCTAAAAGAAAGATAACCAAACAAATATCAGGTCAAAATACAATGAAACCAAGTATTTTGATATAGATGAAacggaaacaaaaaaaaaaaattatctaattTGATATGGATGTGATTGATAATTTGTGGAACAAAAGCCATCTGTATTTTAAGCAGACACATCTGGGAAAGAAAcaagagaatataaattttaaaataaaatcccCTAATTCTCGATCTCAAAGTTGTCTGATATACTTAATGATCCTATGTTACCAAATGTGATGAATTCCTAACGTCCAAAGTGCTCTAGACAAATCAATATCCTTACAAAATTCAGGTTATCAAGAGATGAAACTACACCTAAGGGGAACTCCTAATTGTGTCGTCTCCTTAGCTCCAATTTCTCATATTGTATACCTAGTGCATCTTtataaatttgttaaattattcAAACCTCTGAGTGAAGCTCCCGCATTATCTCGTACATGTCTAAAAGTACAAATAACTTTTCCGGAGATCTTTTGCTGTTAGCAATTGCCTCCCCAAAACTAAGTAGAACTGAGACACTACTTCTGGTAACTTCAGCAAAACATTGGTCACCGAGAGAATCAAAGCTTTCAAAAATTTGATCGCAAACTTTCCGTTCTCCAGCAAAGAGTAATTTGACCTGTTCAAGGACAGTTAGGTATTGAAGAAAAACACAGATAATCTATGAAACTGAGCAGATTCCATAAAGTTCTTACAGCTATACGCATGTAATGAATCCAGTTCCCAATCTTGGCCTCCAAAATCTCCCATTGCATTTTCTGAACATCATCCTTGCTAAGTTTTTCGACCCCCAATTTATGGAGGCTTTCTTCCAAAACTGAAGAACGGGCATCCCTGAAAAACATAAACAAGATAAAGATTGATAGAATATATTCCAAATTTAAACAGAAAAAGACATGAGTCAAAGAAGCGCATATAAGTAAAGCACTATCGGAAAATAATAGTCCATACAAATTCCGCTACTATATGCATGGAAAAGTAGACTTTAAGTAagcaataaaaattcaaatacaaGATCTGAAGCTAGCTTCAATGTTAATGGTGTGGTTAGGCACCTAGGGAGGACAGCAGAAATTAGAAATGAGATTGAAGCATAATAGCATACAGACAACTCTACAATCACAATAACCTTTCTTTAGGATTTGAAAACTTAACTCCTATGTTTTTGGTGTGTTGACATGGGCATAGTGTTCCCTATGCGTTTTCTGAAAGTCCAGATGCAAAGATTATGATACAGTTGTGAAAATTCACATATTTGGAGAACTATCAGTGCTTAAGAAAACAATTGCTTGTAAAAGAACCATTTATCAAACTATTTAAGACAACAATAACTAAGTGCAGTTTTCTTGGCAAAAGTGATCAATGCCTTCTTAAGTTTAAACTCTTTCTAGCATATGAAGCTGCATCATTTCCAAGAATACAAAGAAGTCTTCGACACATGGACACAACACAAGTGTCATGTCCTTGGGTGCCCAACATGGAAAATGTTCTATGGAAGCGTCCACACACATAGGCCAGTTCTCTTCTggtcattaaaaaataaaaactgagctTCACCAACATTAAATAACTTTATACCCAACGGATCAtctgaatttcaaaaaatatgaaaacgtGAAATAACCTGTTGTCATGAGTAGGAAGTGAAAAACCAACATAACACATTGATAAATGAAAAGCAGAGAATGACCTTTTATTACCTGTAAATTATTAGCAACTGCTGTTGGTGACCAGCTTGAAACATCTGTTGGGCTAAATCATGTAACAATGGAAGAACCCGCggtggtatcagagcaggaggTGTGTAGACAGCATTTTCTAAGTTACTGTTGTGGTGTTCAGGATGGTGATTGGATGAAGGATTCTTGCCACTATAATCACCCTGATTCCCAGGAGATCCTGAGGATGGCCGCAACGAGTTTGGGAGGCAATCAAAAAGGCGCTCAGGTTCCACAGGTTTgctgaaataaaaaaacaaatatatggtGTAAATGAAGCACAATTCAATtctaagaaaaagaagaagcgcAGTTACAGTTCAATAGAGGACCTAACAACCTATCTGAAGGTCATTAACAAAACATTAAATTTCCCAAAGAAAAGTCACCTTTTATCACAAAGTTGagcaataaaaattaaaatacacaaTGATGTTAATGGAAATGACCATTTTGGTTCCATAGTTTGACATTGGGTTCAATTGGGTCTCAGTCTATGTAACATGGATACTGCAAAGTTTTTAGGGTGAGTATCCCATACGGATACGGCCCTGATATAAATTTCGTATACAGAAATTGAAGTATCTGTTGACATTCGGGTACAGTATGGATAGGTATAGATACGTTCCAGATATGGTAAGGTTACGGCACTAACGGGGATTATAATTTTAGGAACTTTGAGGTcaatttgtaattttaaaagaaaatttagccTACCAAATGagtctttcttctccttcttggtaACAGAAAAGGGAGCTACAGATTTCATTATCCTTATTCTTATTTATAACaagaagaagtggaaaagaaaaggGACGGATCCTTCAAAGGGGAAGGGTCCCTTCAAGACTGGACTGGAACCAGTCTCAATACTGTCAAGTTGTGCCTACCATGTGTGGTCAAcccaagaaaaaataaaaaatagaagtgTGACATTACATGTGGTGACTAATTACCAACAGAAATAAAGAAATTTCTTGACATGATGCAAAATATTACAGAATATTACTAAGAGCTGGACTGAACAGCTACATAAAGAGAACCACGAGAGGTATCACGGAGGTGGAGTAGCCCATCATTCTCTCCTCTCACATTTCTAGAAAGCCTGTTCgaacattgaactaaaattaCTAATGGTATCTATATAAAAATGATGGGTAGAAATTTGCTAATTAAACACATTTTTAAAGTATGCATAGTATTCTATTTGACGTATTCGTATcctagtttttagggttttcataTCGCCCTACCACAGCATCACGTCTCTGTGTCACAGTCTCACAATACCTGTCATTCAAATTGTTTCAAACAAGCACCTGTGTTAACTAGTGGTTACAATAAAGAAATGGGTTTGGGATTGCATTGATTAGATTGGGGATTCCAGTGATTGGATGGGATTCGATTGTACAATAGTTGGAGAAGATGTAATTCTTCCATGCTAGACTTTAATTCACGAATTCAATGTTAGATTTTCCTTTAAtagtttaacaatttttttggaCAATATTACCCCAGCACTAATGACTCTACCatcaaaaagattgaaaaaaaatataatttaggaCTCGACTGTAAGACAATGACACATTTGAGAGTTCAAATACTAATGCACCAGAAGAACAACATCGTTGGCATTCAAATACTAACCTGTAAGACGATAACAGCTGCTTGAACTCTGCTTCCAACTTTGAAATAGCTTTAGCAAGCAAACCATTTGCATGACTGAGAACTCCATCACTACTCTTAAAGCCTTTGGCGCTACTAAAGAACCGTATATTTCTTCTTAGCTGATCAATTGCTTCTAGATAACTTTCCAAGTCCTCATGTGGCCCTCTAAGTATCTTTGACTCGACCTGTGAATTGAAATCAAAATGAAATCAACAACCAtaaatgggaaaacattattCATCAGACATAAGGGGTACAGAATATATGCGTGAAATGGTACAAACATAGGCAAGATAAGGTTAAAACAACACTGTCATACGGTAATATCCCAGCTATTAAAACTCTAATAAGCATTTTCACTGCTGGAAATAGTGAAGAATTATTCAATGATAGGCAGATTATTGAACATCCAACAACTACAAAGGAATCAAATGTAAGGTAAGATCCTCTCTTGCAAGCTATAAAGCGTGGATAACTCTAATAAAATGTAAGGTAGATTATTGAAAATTCAACAAACTATGTGGAACTAGTAATTTCAAATCCCACTTAAAATACAATGTAGCCAGCCAGGGTTTTATAGTTTTTCTGCCGAATCTAGTCATGTtctaaaaaatcaaatttgtttCTTACAATGGAACCAAAAAGTGAACAATGCTCGTCGTATGTAAGCACCAAAATCCTGGATGAACAGACTCGCACAATTCATTGTAAACGGCGCAATTGCAAACAATCAAAAGCCAACAAATCAATTCCAAGATATGCGAAGGAAGCTCGACATACTTCTCTAGATATACTACTAACTAACATGTATGTGAGTTGTTACAAGTTAAAGCTTAGAAATGATAAATGTACCTGACGAGAAAGATCGAATTGCGCCAATATAACCTCGGCAGCCTTTAATGTCTTATCAATGTTCTCATGGGCTTTCCGAATAGAATGCGTTCTAATCTGCACAATCCAAAATTCAGACAAGCCAACCCAAAtaagaaaacacaaaactaagaTCAAGCTTATGAAACTATAAGTCAAAATCCGAGAGATCCGCTGTTTGGTCACTaagaaatagaagaagaaaaatacatacatacatacatatatatatatatacacacacacacacacacatattataTTTGCTACTCTTTTGTGAGAAAAAGTAAAAGGCCAAGTCAATCTCAGCGATCCGAACTTGCATCTGTTTAGATGTTCTAGGAACAGAAAACGAaaggtagaagaagaagaagaggaggatgaGAGGGTGGGACCGACCTGCGTAGGACGCATGGCGGTTTCGAGGGCGGAGAGGCGGTGGTCAAAGGAGCCAAGAATTGAGACGACGCTGTCGGTGATGGTCTGGCTCTTTTGCAATGACTCTCTCATTGTGGCTG contains the following coding sequences:
- the LOC137734811 gene encoding exocyst complex component EXO70A1-like; translated protein: MGVVAAAGGGDSLSARAATMRESLQKSQTITDSVVSILGSFDHRLSALETAMRPTQIRTHSIRKAHENIDKTLKAAEVILAQFDLSRQVESKILRGPHEDLESYLEAIDQLRRNIRFFSSAKGFKSSDGVLSHANGLLAKAISKLEAEFKQLLSSYSKPVEPERLFDCLPNSLRPSSGSPGNQGDYSGKNPSSNHHPEHHNSNLENAVYTPPALIPPRVLPLLHDLAQQMFQAGHQQQLLIIYRDARSSVLEESLHKLGVEKLSKDDVQKMQWEILEAKIGNWIHYMRIAVKLLFAGERKVCDQIFESFDSLGDQCFAEVTRSSVSVLLSFGEAIANSKRSPEKLFVLLDMYEIMRELHSEIETIFIGKACAEIRESASSLTKRLALTAKKTFGDFEEAVERDATKTAVTDGTVHPLTSYVINYVKFLFDYQSTLKQLFKEFENGDEDGSQLAAVTMQIMQALQTNLDGKSKQYRDPALTHLFLMNNIHYMVRSVRRSEAKDLLGDDWVQRHRRIVQQHANQYKRNAWGKILQCLSIQGLTSSGGGSSVAGDGGSNSGVSRAIVKDRFKTFNIQFEELHQKQSQWTVPDTELRESLRLAVAEVLLPAYRSFLKRYGPLVEGGKTPQKYVRYTAEDLEHMLGEFFEGKNVNEPRR